The following proteins are co-located in the Diaphorobacter sp. HDW4B genome:
- a CDS encoding DUF2306 domain-containing protein: MSPLIATHALLALFALMCGGVALWARRQGAARPTWHRVAGYGFVISMIGTASTAFFIRSTSDWSWHGFTPIHLLIPLAVAGIARAFWYLRRRNFVGHRRVMQMVYIGGCVVAGLFTLTPDRIIGHWLWSSLGVV, encoded by the coding sequence ATGTCTCCGCTGATTGCTACCCACGCCCTGCTGGCCCTGTTCGCGCTCATGTGCGGCGGCGTCGCGCTCTGGGCACGCAGACAGGGTGCCGCACGCCCCACGTGGCATCGCGTCGCTGGGTATGGTTTTGTCATCAGCATGATCGGCACGGCCAGCACCGCGTTTTTCATCCGCTCGACCAGCGATTGGAGCTGGCACGGCTTCACTCCCATTCACCTGCTCATTCCACTGGCCGTCGCGGGCATCGCGCGTGCCTTCTGGTATCTGCGCCGCCGCAACTTCGTTGGGCACCGCCGCGTCATGCAGATGGTCTACATCGGCGGTTGCGTGGTCGCCGGACTGTTCACGCTGACTCCCGATCGAATCATCGGCCACTGGCTCTGGTCATCGCTGGGTGTGGTCTGA